Proteins encoded by one window of Lactobacillus sp. ESL0684:
- a CDS encoding SLAP domain-containing protein, which yields MKNKKTLLGIAATLLLTIPAVSLMTNNNQAHAVEDTTQDPANEQGTLELNHNARVYNKKGKKLKKFQGKSSLLKKDKSVEYAKK from the coding sequence ATGAAGAACAAGAAGACTCTGTTAGGAATAGCGGCAACATTGTTGCTAACTATTCCAGCAGTATCATTAATGACCAACAATAATCAAGCTCATGCAGTGGAAGATACGACTCAAGATCCAGCTAATGAACAGGGGACTTTAGAGCTTAATCATAATGCTCGGGTATATAACAAAAAAGGTAAGAAGTTAAAAAAATTTCAAGGTAAGAGTTCATTACTGAAGAAGGACAAATCGGTTGAATACGCAAAGAAGTAA
- the tnpA gene encoding IS200/IS605 family transposase, whose amino-acid sequence MAQKLNSLAHTKRLCKYHIVFTPKYRRKIIYNQYRRDLEEYIKLLCKYKGVEIIEGHMMPDHVHLLVSIPPKLSVASFMGYLKGKSALMMFDRHANLKYKFGNRHFWAEGYYVSTVGLNEATIQKYIRDQEKHDIVKDKLTEVEYRDPFKGGK is encoded by the coding sequence ATGGCACAAAAACTAAATAGTTTAGCTCATACCAAAAGGTTATGTAAATACCATATTGTGTTTACACCAAAGTATAGAAGAAAAATAATTTATAATCAATATCGGCGGGATTTGGAAGAATATATCAAGCTGCTTTGTAAGTATAAAGGTGTGGAAATAATCGAAGGCCATATGATGCCAGATCATGTTCATCTGTTAGTGAGCATACCGCCAAAATTAAGTGTTGCATCATTTATGGGATATTTAAAAGGTAAAAGTGCATTGATGATGTTTGATCGCCACGCAAATTTAAAATATAAATTTGGTAATCGCCATTTTTGGGCAGAAGGATATTATGTAAGCACAGTCGGATTAAATGAAGCCACAATCCAGAAGTATATTAGGGATCAAGAAAAACATGATATCGTCAAGGATAAGTTGACAGAAGTAGAGTATCGCGACCCTTTTAAGGGTGGCAAGTAA
- a CDS encoding helix-turn-helix transcriptional regulator → MKLNDIEGSFSSISEDEKVSIDTMAKLYAERIRRNIPQVVFAKRIGMKQPQLAKLEMLDSVPTLATLNRYAQGLGLKLEIDLVSA, encoded by the coding sequence ATGAAACTTAATGATATCGAGGGTAGCTTTTCGTCTATTTCAGAAGATGAAAAAGTAAGTATTGACACTATGGCAAAGCTTTATGCGGAGAGAATTAGACGTAATATCCCGCAAGTAGTATTTGCAAAAAGAATTGGTATGAAGCAGCCACAGTTAGCAAAGTTAGAAATGTTAGACTCAGTGCCAACATTAGCAACATTGAATAGATATGCCCAAGGGTTAGGCTTAAAACTTGAAATTGATCTAGTTTCTGCTTAA
- a CDS encoding PspC domain-containing protein — MRKRLTKSHNKIVAGVFGGIAEYFNWDKAWTRICGCALMLVSGWGIILYIVAAIVMPEANHHTHVTDGEFHQS; from the coding sequence ATGCGAAAAAGATTAACTAAATCTCATAATAAAATAGTTGCTGGTGTCTTTGGCGGAATCGCTGAATACTTTAATTGGGATAAGGCTTGGACTAGAATCTGCGGTTGCGCGCTAATGCTTGTTTCCGGTTGGGGTATCATCCTTTACATCGTTGCTGCTATTGTAATGCCTGAGGCAAATCACCACACTCATGTTACAGATGGTGAATTTCATCAATCATAA
- a CDS encoding SLAP domain-containing protein, with translation MKNKKALLGLAATLLLTTPAVSLMTNTNQAHAVESTTQDPVNEQGTLELNHNARVYNKKGKKLKKFQGKSSLLKKNKSVEYAKEVKPVADPSTKRYSFHDDEWNWFYLPYKTIKGKEYYSLGHGGYIKAVNVNSINDNYLYTNEIKATTIANAPTTKVAPLYDTNNNKIKKTLKIGKKIILDKQSESTDFTEMGDGYDGLTTYYRIKGTNNFIEKSFLKLGSKALLPTFSNFMHVAAKRDTHDYTAQGELFTPDDVEYNQHIKKGTDLVVTAATYVWIKSESKTELLYKLAPTSDLSAIYNQPKGYIKAKDFKYVAGKKLQPLNTFSEINQ, from the coding sequence ATGAAAAACAAGAAGGCTCTGCTAGGACTAGCGGCAACATTGCTGCTAACTACTCCAGCAGTATCATTAATGACCAACACTAATCAAGCTCACGCAGTGGAAAGTACAACTCAAGATCCAGTTAATGAACAGGGGACTTTAGAGCTTAATCATAATGCTCGGGTGTACAACAAAAAAGGCAAGAAACTAAAAAAATTCCAAGGTAAAAGTTCATTACTAAAGAAGAACAAGTCGGTTGAATATGCCAAGGAAGTTAAGCCCGTTGCTGATCCAAGTACTAAACGATACTCCTTCCATGATGATGAATGGAATTGGTTCTACTTGCCATATAAGACAATTAAGGGTAAAGAATACTACAGCCTAGGACATGGTGGCTATATTAAGGCAGTAAATGTTAATAGTATCAACGATAATTATCTTTATACCAATGAAATTAAAGCTACTACCATAGCAAATGCTCCAACTACAAAAGTAGCACCATTATATGATACTAATAATAATAAGATCAAAAAGACTTTAAAAATAGGTAAAAAGATAATATTAGATAAGCAATCTGAATCAACAGACTTTACTGAGATGGGTGACGGCTATGACGGGCTGACTACTTATTATCGGATTAAGGGGACAAATAATTTTATAGAAAAAAGTTTTTTAAAGCTTGGATCAAAAGCTTTATTACCAACTTTTTCTAACTTTATGCATGTAGCTGCAAAAAGGGATACACATGACTATACAGCTCAGGGAGAATTGTTTACACCTGATGATGTCGAATATAATCAACATATAAAGAAAGGGACGGATTTAGTAGTTACAGCAGCAACATATGTATGGATTAAAAGTGAATCAAAAACTGAGTTACTATACAAACTTGCTCCTACAAGTGACTTAAGTGCAATATATAATCAACCTAAAGGATATATTAAAGCTAAAGATTTTAAATATGTTGCTGGAAAGAAGTTACAGCCTTTAAATACTTTTAGCGAAATTAATCAATGA
- a CDS encoding D-alanyl-D-alanine carboxypeptidase family protein has product MTCKRRVKQVIIALVAVLLLLPIHKVSAQELPANYHNDLQLDAKAAIAIDSQSGQLLYGKNINQPLPIASMTKLVTAYLTLQAIQRKKITWQTKITPTPAIVKVAGNRDFSNVPLKAGHSYTVKQLYRATLIESANGAAMLLAEAVSGSQQAFVRQMREQLRKWQITDAKIYTTCGLPNKSVGSDAYPNADPDAENQMSARDMAIVGQRLLQDFPDVVQTTTIARRDFVDQNQRYPMTNFNWMLKGLPQYQPQLKVDGLKTGTTDAAGACFIATAKHEGARVITVVLGAAHKSPTDPARFVQTSHLLQYLYQNYRPLIFKPNEVITGLTKMKVKNGKQKQVNLGMKSASAIWLPVNGPKLQVELVNSSVEAPIKRGQIINAYQFKVGKQKLLSVQNPTGLRMPASSLQATDKVNIFVRFWRWLFGE; this is encoded by the coding sequence ATGACTTGTAAAAGAAGAGTTAAGCAGGTAATAATTGCCTTAGTAGCCGTATTATTACTACTGCCAATTCATAAAGTCAGTGCCCAAGAGCTGCCTGCTAATTATCATAATGATTTGCAATTGGATGCTAAGGCGGCAATTGCGATCGATAGTCAATCTGGTCAACTTTTATACGGCAAAAATATTAATCAGCCGCTGCCAATTGCATCAATGACTAAGTTAGTGACAGCCTACCTGACTTTGCAGGCGATTCAACGAAAAAAAATTACTTGGCAAACTAAAATTACACCAACGCCGGCAATTGTCAAAGTAGCAGGCAATCGGGATTTTTCCAATGTACCATTAAAAGCAGGGCATTCATACACGGTTAAACAGCTTTATCGAGCAACTTTAATTGAGTCAGCTAATGGTGCCGCGATGCTACTAGCTGAAGCTGTCAGTGGCTCGCAGCAGGCATTTGTAAGACAGATGCGCGAGCAGCTGCGTAAGTGGCAAATTACGGATGCCAAAATTTATACGACTTGTGGATTACCTAATAAGAGCGTCGGCAGTGATGCATACCCTAATGCAGATCCTGATGCAGAAAATCAAATGTCCGCTAGAGATATGGCAATTGTCGGGCAGCGATTATTGCAGGATTTTCCTGATGTGGTACAGACTACTACGATTGCGAGACGTGATTTTGTTGATCAAAATCAGCGCTATCCTATGACTAATTTTAATTGGATGCTTAAAGGCTTGCCGCAATATCAACCGCAACTAAAAGTTGATGGTCTCAAGACTGGGACAACAGATGCAGCTGGTGCTTGTTTTATTGCTACAGCTAAACATGAGGGAGCACGTGTTATTACGGTGGTACTTGGAGCAGCGCACAAGAGTCCGACGGATCCGGCTCGTTTCGTTCAGACTAGCCATTTATTGCAATATCTCTATCAGAATTATCGACCATTGATCTTTAAACCAAACGAAGTAATCACGGGTTTAACCAAGATGAAGGTTAAGAATGGTAAGCAAAAGCAGGTTAATCTAGGAATGAAGAGTGCCTCAGCGATTTGGCTACCAGTAAATGGTCCAAAATTGCAGGTAGAATTAGTCAATTCGAGTGTTGAGGCGCCAATAAAGCGCGGACAAATAATCAATGCTTATCAGTTTAAAGTTGGCAAGCAGAAGTTGTTGTCTGTACAGAATCCTACTGGTTTACGTATGCCAGCTAGCTCATTGCAAGCAACTGACAAAGTTAATATATTTGTTCGTTTCTGGCGTTGGCTTTTTGGAGAATAA
- a CDS encoding type II toxin-antitoxin system RelE/ParE family toxin has protein sequence MYDVEIYEDKCGHSEIKDWLDLLNNSSQTEDKRVLKKVRYQLKLLQALGPNIRPPQSKILKGYKYPIMELRPLPDRIFYASYDENKFILLNHYTKKQNKTDKKQIQRAINLLEDWLERQ, from the coding sequence ATGTATGATGTAGAAATTTATGAAGATAAGTGTGGTCATAGTGAAATAAAAGATTGGCTAGATTTGTTGAATAATAGTTCACAAACAGAAGATAAACGGGTACTTAAAAAAGTAAGGTATCAATTAAAGTTGTTGCAAGCCCTAGGTCCCAATATTAGGCCACCGCAATCTAAAATTCTTAAAGGCTATAAATATCCTATTATGGAATTGCGTCCTTTACCGGATAGAATTTTTTATGCTAGTTATGACGAAAATAAATTTATTTTATTGAATCACTATACTAAGAAGCAGAATAAAACTGATAAAAAACAAATTCAGCGAGCAATTAATCTTTTAGAAGACTGGTTAGAAAGGCAGTGA
- a CDS encoding SLAP domain-containing protein, protein MKNKKALLGLAATLLLTTSAVSLMTNTNQAHAVEDTTKDVANEQGTLELNHNARVYNKKGKKLKKFQGKSSLLKKNKSVEYAKEVKPITDPSAKRYSFHDDEWNWFYLPYKTIKGKEYYSLGHGGYIKAVNVDKVNGNFLYINEVNATTETFGGFLKIKLYDSHGKQINKYLKSGKKIILDRKANIDDFDEMIDYSNGSEYFYRIKEKDEFISFKNVKLKLRQPLHLFSNYAHVLFKNDSYVYTEKGVRFDSNLNKPRFKKNSEVIATQVKDIRIKEENKVEQCYQLEQSYTSGEGIGFVKVSDTRLIGGRDILSSNQ, encoded by the coding sequence ATGAAGAACAAGAAGGCTCTGCTAGGACTAGCGGCAACATTATTGCTAACGACTTCAGCAGTATCATTAATGACCAACACTAATCAAGCTCACGCAGTAGAAGATACAACCAAAGATGTGGCTAATGAACAGGGGACTTTAGAGCTTAACCACAATGCTCGAGTATATAACAAAAAAGGTAAGAAGTTAAAAAAATTTCAAGGTAAGAGTTCATTACTAAAGAAGAACAAATCAGTTGAATATGCCAAGGAAGTTAAGCCCATTACTGATCCAAGTGCTAAACGATATTCCTTCCATGATGATGAATGGAATTGGTTCTACCTGCCATATAAGACAATCAAGGGTAAAGAATATTATAGCTTAGGTCATGGTGGTTATATTAAGGCAGTAAATGTTGATAAAGTTAATGGAAACTTTCTTTATATCAATGAAGTTAATGCTACAACAGAAACATTTGGTGGTTTTTTAAAAATCAAATTATATGATAGTCATGGTAAGCAGATTAACAAATATTTAAAGTCTGGTAAAAAAATTATTCTTGATAGAAAAGCTAATATTGATGATTTTGATGAAATGATAGATTATAGTAATGGATCAGAATATTTTTATCGAATTAAAGAGAAGGATGAGTTTATTAGCTTTAAAAATGTTAAACTTAAATTAAGACAACCCCTACACCTATTTAGCAATTACGCACATGTGCTTTTTAAAAACGATTCATATGTGTATACCGAAAAAGGTGTCAGATTTGATTCAAATTTAAATAAACCAAGATTTAAGAAAAATTCTGAAGTTATAGCTACACAAGTAAAAGACATTCGGATTAAAGAAGAAAACAAAGTGGAACAGTGCTATCAACTTGAACAGAGTTATACAAGTGGTGAAGGTATCGGATTTGTAAAGGTATCGGATACCAGATTAATTGGTGGACGTGATATATTATCAAGTAACCAATAA
- a CDS encoding polysaccharide biosynthesis protein: MKENNLKEQSTQDTFIKGSAWMTFGSITSRILGALYIIPWFMWMAPYGNIANALTARSYNIYSIFILISTAGIPGAVAKQVAKYNALNEYEVGQKLFRKGLLLMAFLGIVSAAVMYFASPLLASNGSSSDPRQIAVMRSLSYAILIIPILSFMRGYFQGYTDMMPSAMSQFVEQLARVVWILLTAYVIMQVQHGSYVDAVVQSNFAAAIGAAFGIGILAWFLFSRRKQMNELVANSANKVQVSTKDLFVEIIGQAVPFVITDAGIQLFYLIDQYTFHPMIASIMKVSTNTIETWYALFALNANKLIMIIVSLASAMAVTAIPLLSAAHTKHDQHGISKQIGSIIDLFLFVMIPAAFGMAAISKPIYTIFYGFDQLGSNILYLSAFTAITLGLFTVLTAILQGLSENGLAIKYLILGLIIKFVVQYPMVYLFKAFGPLVATNVGMLAIIWLALKHLRVNYHFNASRTSRRFIGITAFSVLMFLLVLAVEKGLELFLSPANRLHALIIVVIAVLVGAIFYVVMTIKSELAQKILGNKFTAILAKLHIKA; this comes from the coding sequence ATGAAAGAAAATAATTTGAAAGAACAAAGCACGCAAGATACCTTTATCAAAGGTAGTGCATGGATGACTTTTGGCTCAATTACCTCTCGTATTTTAGGTGCTTTATATATTATTCCTTGGTTTATGTGGATGGCACCTTATGGTAATATCGCTAATGCGTTAACTGCTAGAAGTTATAATATTTATAGTATCTTTATTTTGATTTCAACTGCTGGGATTCCAGGTGCTGTTGCTAAGCAGGTAGCCAAATATAACGCGCTAAATGAATATGAGGTTGGACAAAAGTTATTCCGCAAAGGATTGCTGTTAATGGCGTTCTTAGGAATAGTTTCAGCGGCGGTAATGTATTTTGCTTCGCCACTACTAGCATCAAATGGGTCAAGTAGCGATCCACGCCAAATTGCAGTGATGCGGAGTTTATCGTATGCGATTTTAATTATTCCAATTTTGAGTTTTATGCGTGGGTATTTCCAGGGATATACTGACATGATGCCGTCCGCAATGTCACAATTTGTGGAGCAGCTTGCGCGGGTTGTGTGGATACTGCTAACTGCCTATGTCATTATGCAAGTGCAACATGGTTCTTATGTTGATGCAGTTGTCCAGTCGAACTTTGCTGCTGCAATTGGGGCGGCCTTTGGGATTGGTATCTTAGCGTGGTTTTTGTTTTCTCGACGCAAGCAGATGAACGAATTAGTGGCTAATTCTGCTAATAAGGTACAAGTTTCTACTAAGGACTTATTTGTGGAAATCATTGGTCAAGCAGTGCCTTTCGTTATAACAGATGCTGGAATTCAATTATTCTATTTGATTGATCAGTATACTTTTCATCCGATGATTGCTAGTATCATGAAGGTATCTACAAATACGATTGAAACTTGGTACGCCTTATTTGCACTTAATGCTAACAAGCTAATTATGATTATTGTCTCGCTAGCTAGCGCAATGGCGGTTACGGCAATTCCACTATTATCTGCAGCACACACGAAGCATGATCAGCATGGCATTTCCAAACAGATTGGTAGTATTATTGATTTATTTTTGTTTGTGATGATACCAGCAGCGTTTGGTATGGCAGCAATTTCCAAGCCAATTTATACTATCTTTTATGGCTTTGATCAGCTGGGTTCCAACATCTTGTATCTTTCAGCTTTTACGGCAATCACTTTAGGTTTATTTACTGTTTTGACAGCAATTTTGCAAGGTTTATCTGAAAATGGTCTGGCAATTAAATATCTGATTCTTGGGTTGATAATTAAGTTTGTTGTGCAATATCCAATGGTATACTTATTTAAGGCCTTTGGGCCGCTAGTTGCGACTAATGTTGGGATGTTAGCAATTATTTGGTTGGCTTTGAAGCATTTAAGGGTTAATTATCATTTCAATGCTAGTCGAACTAGTCGCCGTTTTATCGGGATTACTGCATTTTCAGTATTAATGTTTTTGCTAGTATTAGCAGTGGAAAAAGGTTTGGAACTGTTCCTAAGTCCTGCTAATCGCTTGCATGCTTTGATTATTGTTGTTATTGCAGTACTAGTTGGTGCAATATTCTACGTAGTTATGACGATTAAGTCAGAATTAGCACAAAAGATTTTAGGTAATAAATTTACGGCAATTTTAGCTAAATTGCATATTAAAGCATAA
- a CDS encoding L,D-transpeptidase: MKNRLLKWGTFLAIAVIGVISLARVSMPPNKSDVKQVAPKKALVKKSQPTYRSYRDPATLRKPYDWRRSSEVRAYPKIKRIENDLTIRVSLKGNRVYILRNNERIYTMLASGGLFKKGKSLTPLGTFKIQGGRGDAFYNPNLNEGANNWTSWDEQNVYLFHSVPTKNNGKYNLTQARKLGKEPASHGCIRLSVADSLWLKDNIPTGTKVIIKNE; the protein is encoded by the coding sequence ATGAAAAATAGGTTGCTGAAATGGGGTACTTTTTTAGCAATAGCAGTAATTGGAGTAATTAGTTTAGCTCGAGTTTCAATGCCACCAAATAAAAGTGATGTTAAACAAGTAGCGCCTAAAAAAGCCTTAGTCAAAAAATCGCAGCCAACTTATCGTTCATATCGCGATCCTGCTACTTTACGCAAACCCTATGATTGGCGCAGATCAAGTGAGGTTAGAGCATATCCTAAAATTAAGCGAATAGAAAATGATTTAACGATTCGGGTTTCACTTAAAGGAAATCGAGTTTATATTTTACGTAATAATGAACGAATTTATACGATGCTCGCTAGTGGTGGATTGTTTAAGAAGGGTAAATCATTGACGCCACTTGGCACTTTTAAGATTCAAGGTGGGCGAGGAGACGCTTTTTATAATCCGAACTTGAATGAAGGTGCTAATAATTGGACCAGTTGGGATGAACAGAATGTCTATCTGTTTCACTCCGTGCCAACCAAGAATAATGGCAAATATAATTTGACGCAAGCACGAAAATTGGGTAAAGAGCCAGCCTCTCATGGTTGTATTCGTTTAAGTGTAGCCGACTCGTTATGGCTTAAAGATAATATTCCCACTGGAACAAAGGTAATTATTAAAAATGAATAG
- a CDS encoding toxin-antitoxin system, toxin component, MazF family protein yields MKVKNTNLQVSDIVTAYITFVNGKGGKRRPALIVADTNDKFAMVSITSKYENKSDQIKKQYYPLEDWVKEGLTKKSYIDILSLKWVKRDLQSRFKKIGIITINDEQKLSEFVIKYRKEFKGRIDK; encoded by the coding sequence ATGAAAGTGAAGAATACTAATCTACAAGTGTCTGATATCGTAACTGCTTATATCACTTTTGTTAATGGTAAGGGTGGTAAACGCAGACCTGCCTTGATAGTTGCAGACACTAACGACAAATTTGCAATGGTTAGTATAACTTCAAAGTACGAAAATAAGTCTGATCAAATTAAAAAGCAGTATTATCCTTTGGAAGATTGGGTAAAAGAAGGCTTGACGAAAAAGTCTTATATCGACATTTTATCTTTGAAATGGGTAAAAAGAGATTTACAATCTAGGTTCAAGAAGATAGGTATAATTACGATTAATGATGAACAAAAACTAAGTGAATTTGTTATTAAGTATCGTAAAGAATTTAAGGGTAGAATAGACAAGTAA
- a CDS encoding type II toxin-antitoxin system RelB/DinJ family antitoxin: protein MQSSTKKKRIQVQLDQTIADNATMVFEELGINPTTAITLFYSRVAAEGKLPFDVALTEREKANLALTDAFKGLPNEEIATDQELKDWINESEEY from the coding sequence ATGCAAAGTTCAACTAAAAAGAAAAGAATTCAGGTACAACTCGATCAGACTATAGCTGATAATGCAACTATGGTTTTTGAAGAGTTAGGAATAAATCCAACTACGGCAATTACATTGTTTTACTCTAGAGTTGCTGCTGAAGGCAAGTTACCTTTTGATGTTGCTTTAACAGAACGCGAGAAGGCGAACCTTGCCTTAACTGATGCCTTTAAAGGATTACCAAATGAAGAAATAGCTACAGATCAGGAATTAAAAGATTGGATTAATGAAAGTGAAGAATACTAA
- a CDS encoding NAD(P)H-hydrate dehydratase translates to MSEIKADILTKVIKKRHSATHKGDYGRVLLIGGNENYGGAIIMATEGALNTGAGLVAVATHSLNLTALHARDPEAMYLDWRDHNLASLIGKVDVVVCGPGLGTGKFAKQILQLIGEYTTSKQTLVLDANALDILAQERQLLPKHAGTIVLTPHQMEWQRLSGIKIPYQTDSANLAAFNELIDQQKAILVLKSNQTHVYDNQGRVFVNLTGNPGMATGGMGDTLAGIIGGFTAQFGGELDSVLAAVYLHSLAGDVLAQNNYVVKPTSLSELLPQLMQQYASK, encoded by the coding sequence ATGAGTGAAATTAAAGCAGATATTTTGACCAAAGTGATTAAAAAACGACATAGCGCAACACACAAAGGAGATTATGGTCGCGTATTGCTAATCGGTGGCAACGAAAATTATGGTGGTGCAATTATTATGGCTACAGAGGGTGCGCTCAATACTGGTGCGGGCTTAGTGGCCGTAGCGACGCATTCGCTTAATCTAACCGCACTTCATGCTCGCGACCCTGAAGCAATGTATCTTGATTGGCGTGATCATAATTTAGCTAGCTTGATTGGCAAAGTCGATGTTGTAGTCTGTGGTCCAGGATTAGGAACTGGTAAATTTGCTAAACAAATTTTACAACTAATAGGAGAATATACTACTAGCAAACAGACATTAGTTTTAGACGCAAATGCGCTTGATATACTTGCTCAAGAGCGGCAATTGTTGCCAAAGCATGCCGGGACAATTGTGCTGACGCCGCATCAAATGGAATGGCAACGTTTAAGTGGAATAAAGATACCCTATCAAACTGACAGTGCTAATTTAGCAGCGTTTAATGAGCTGATTGATCAGCAAAAAGCGATTTTAGTATTAAAATCAAATCAGACGCATGTTTATGATAATCAGGGCAGAGTTTTTGTCAATCTAACCGGCAATCCTGGTATGGCGACTGGTGGAATGGGTGATACCCTTGCAGGAATTATTGGTGGGTTTACCGCGCAATTTGGCGGCGAGCTTGACAGTGTTTTAGCTGCTGTATATCTGCATTCTCTAGCAGGGGATGTGTTAGCCCAAAATAATTATGTGGTTAAGCCAACTAGTCTGAGTGAATTGTTGCCGCAGTTAATGCAGCAGTATGCTAGTAAATAA